The Mesotoga infera genome contains a region encoding:
- a CDS encoding ribokinase: MNKVTVFGSYVMDLTTLSPHIPVVGETVFSGPFKMGPGGKGFNQAVAARKAGSDVKFMTKIGKDLFAPFVKDAFDRFGITKEYLLESDTAGTGVALIIVDENNGNNAIAVAP; encoded by the coding sequence ATGAATAAAGTGACGGTATTCGGCAGCTATGTCATGGATCTCACTACCCTTTCTCCCCACATTCCCGTTGTAGGAGAGACGGTCTTTTCCGGACCCTTCAAGATGGGCCCCGGAGGTAAGGGATTCAACCAGGCTGTGGCTGCCAGAAAGGCTGGATCTGATGTCAAGTTCATGACAAAGATCGGTAAAGACTTGTTTGCTCCATTTGTGAAGGATGCATTCGATAGATTTGGAATTACAAAGGAGTATCTTCTCGAGTCCGATACTGCCGGAACCGGTGTCGCCCTGATAATAGTAGACGAGAACAATGGAAACAACGCTATTGCAGTTGCGCC
- a CDS encoding lactoylglutathione lyase, protein MKINKFFHVAVEVPNLDEALEFYIGLLGLRLVNREKLPEKKLQVAFVAGEGCEIELMCYEDSKEREFAPESQSHFQHLSFVVDDIEKAMDYLKSNGIELESPDPIPVFDGKVFYNTFKGPGGELLEIAEEKRPR, encoded by the coding sequence ATGAAGATAAATAAGTTCTTTCATGTGGCAGTAGAAGTTCCCAATCTCGATGAAGCGTTAGAGTTCTATATCGGTCTTCTCGGACTGAGACTTGTCAACAGAGAGAAGCTGCCTGAAAAGAAACTCCAAGTGGCATTCGTTGCCGGTGAAGGCTGTGAAATCGAGCTTATGTGTTATGAAGATAGCAAAGAGAGGGAATTCGCTCCCGAATCACAGTCTCACTTTCAGCACCTCTCTTTTGTTGTGGATGACATTGAAAAGGCAATGGATTACCTGAAGAGCAACGGCATTGAACTCGAATCGCCCGATCCTATTCCGGTTTTTGACGGAAAGGTCTTCTACAATACATTCAAGGGTCCGGGCGGCGAATTGCTGGAGATCGCTGAAGAGAAGAGACCTAGATAG
- a CDS encoding ABC transporter permease, whose translation MAGKRDRKAFTERNLLIILVVMWVFLAIATGGNFSSWANITNLIRQSSINGVVAIGMTLIIITGGIDLSVGSIVGLSGMVYAIFTSTRGEFQFPTYVGILIALGISALVGLINAVAVHDGKVPAFIATLGMMTLVRGVVMYISSGRMVTGVPTEYRQFAVAEFLGIPALAWTWIVLAAIMIFVLKYTKFGRNLYAIGSNEEAARLSGINIRRNMYSFYIVAAVFSAIAGLMLGTRMAAGVPTGGNGYELDAIASVVIGGASLSGGVGTVLGTAMGALIIQTIRNGGNLLGVDPFIMQIVIGAIIILAVFFDQFVKSRKKGEGMKKLFKRA comes from the coding sequence ATGGCTGGGAAGAGAGATAGAAAGGCTTTTACGGAAAGAAACCTTTTGATAATTTTAGTTGTGATGTGGGTCTTTCTGGCCATCGCAACGGGAGGGAACTTCTCCTCATGGGCTAACATAACCAATCTAATCAGGCAGTCCTCGATAAATGGTGTTGTTGCGATAGGAATGACTTTGATTATCATTACAGGTGGAATAGATCTATCGGTAGGCTCGATAGTCGGTCTGAGTGGAATGGTCTATGCGATTTTCACTTCCACAAGAGGAGAGTTTCAGTTTCCGACTTACGTGGGAATCCTAATTGCACTTGGGATAAGCGCCCTTGTAGGGCTCATAAATGCCGTGGCAGTTCATGATGGGAAGGTACCGGCCTTTATAGCAACGCTTGGTATGATGACTCTCGTAAGAGGCGTTGTAATGTACATTTCAAGTGGGAGAATGGTCACCGGTGTTCCCACTGAATACCGGCAGTTCGCAGTCGCCGAATTCCTCGGGATACCGGCTCTTGCATGGACGTGGATAGTCCTTGCCGCGATAATGATTTTCGTATTGAAGTACACAAAGTTTGGTCGTAACCTGTATGCCATAGGTAGCAACGAGGAGGCAGCCAGACTATCCGGTATTAATATTCGACGCAATATGTATTCCTTCTATATTGTTGCTGCGGTTTTCAGTGCGATAGCCGGTTTGATGCTCGGAACGAGAATGGCTGCAGGAGTACCGACTGGAGGAAACGGCTACGAGCTGGATGCTATAGCCTCGGTCGTCATCGGCGGAGCAAGTCTGAGCGGAGGAGTCGGTACTGTTCTTGGTACGGCCATGGGTGCCCTGATAATCCAGACGATCAGAAATGGCGGTAATCTGCTGGGAGTAGATCCGTTTATAATGCAGATTGTCATCGGAGCGATTATCATACTAGCAGTCTTCTTCGACCAGTTTGTGAAGAGTAGAAAAAAGGGCGAAGGTATGAAGAAACTCTTTAAAAGGGCGTGA